TAAGTTAATAGGGATAGGGGCAATAAGTATagctaggtaattaataGGCAAAACCTACTAATAATTATTAGTAGGGGTAGCTTaagtagctattatatttaatattatttaaggtaatataagtaatctactaaataagagctattaatatataataattatattacttcctaagggataaactaattatattaggtttatattaataaagggttattagtattatcttaaataaaggggtataagttatatttagtaatatacttaaggtattaaatataactaagttatattaatagctaaggtagttaatatatataaaaatataataagtatattttatatattaagctagtctaattagattataataacttatagagtattagctataatttagttataatCCTATAAGGGATTATAAATAGATTACGGCGGCTTAGTATAATCTAGGTTAATCCTTTAGTGATTAGTCGGCATAGTAGGTAGGGTCTTTAGTTACGTGCCGGCAGACTgtattagttataatataatagtttttataaaaagttattataattattaatatattattaataattaattagttatagattaatatattattaattaatttattaattaaatctctttttataaaaataagaaaagtaattttaagttctttaagttattaaaaattataagagtaattaaaaggttaatattagaggggaatattattatataaaaagattaaattttaatttttttaattaattaagatataagctatttattataaataaatttagttttagtatattattaaagatattaataattatataaataaaccttattaatttaagcttattaagacttttagctttaagtataaagcctttattattaaaatccttaagatattaattataatactttaatttatattttaagtaatataaagttatataataatataataatattaattactttaaattaattatttatattaataacaattaattcttttaaataataatttataattatatttaaataatcttttataaatttttaatttatttttaattaattaatatataaaatatttaaagatttttaatatatagctaattttttcttaatatattaattaaattataattataattaaaatttaaaaaagtattaaaaactatttatatatttttattaatatattatttcttttaatataagattttattaattataataactttaatatttaatattaatttatattaaaaaaattataaaaattatataattattaataataatttattataaaataaatttataaatattattaaattataatattttttaaatttattaaattaattctttaagattttttaaatttaaataattttataaaatattttttatattatattttataatactttattaaataaatatttattttaaaaaatagtaaaattttattaatttcttatatttaattttattttaagtatttattaaaaaaaattaaaaaaattataaaaaataattttttataattaaattaaaataaaattataaattaaaaataaatctttattatatataagatttttatttatttaatattttataataacttaattataaatcttataaaaagtttttatatttatattatttagctaGGGTTATactacttaattaataactttaatagctattttatatatttatatattatataaagaaattatattttaacctttttaatttattaagatataacttatctcttataaattaaattacttttaatatattattaaacctattaataattatataaataaattttattaatttaagcttataaaaaTCTCTAGCTTTAgatataaagcttttattattaaaactattaagatattaaatataatacttcAATCCCTAATTTAAGTActataaagttatataatcCTAATAAATTACTACTATCTCTAAGCTTCAAAGCTTTACTACTATTTCGAAATTTTGCATTAGAGCAATTACAGCCGTGTCGACAAGATCCTGCACAACATCTGCCGCTGGCTTCTGTTCACTAATCACAGCTGCACACTGCCCCATCATCTTTGGATAAACCTGGTCGAgaatctcctcctcattgCTGGACTCGTCTTCCATAAGCCTATCTAGGTCTGCCTCGGCAGGAACGACCCCCTGCGATAGCAGCTCTTTCAGCTCTGTCTGACGATCTTCCTCCCAACTCACAACGTACGGAGTTTTCCGCACCCGCATAGGTCGCCCGGTAAAGATGGTGGTTCGGATGTTGTCGTCAAATCCTGCTCCGCGAACCGCCTCTTTGTGGCTCGCGGGTGCGGCTGCCTCATTAGTAAGAATGAAGCGTGTCCCGACCCAGACAGCGCTGGCACCCATCATGAGAGTAGCGGCAAGAAGTCGGCCGTCGTGGATGCCCCCAGCAGCTACAACTTGCACCGCCTGTCTCGTAAAGGAGCTTTGCTTGTCTCGGACGAGATTCATGACGGCAGGGACCAATACCGTCGTCGGTATGTCGCCAGTGTGTCCGCCTCCCTCGCCACCCTGCGCGCAAATGATATCTacgtcgaggtcaaggcacTTTTGGACGTGCTTCGGGTGGCCCACCATGTTCATGTACAGAATACCGGCCCTGTGGAGTTGTTCAACGACTGCTTTGGGTGGGACCCCTACTGCCGAAACAAACAGCTTTGCACCTGactcgatgatgatgtcgacgagCTCATTCAGCTTGCCCTTGGTATAATCCTTACTTTTGGTTAAAATTGTGATCAGTTAAGCATGGGCAAACGAGGGTGGTTTGTTCAGACTCGTACTTTGTCTTGCGTGCGCTACCTCCAATTTGAGGGATGAGCAGATCCACGCCAAAAGGTGCTTTCTTGTCTAGAAGAGATGACTTCAGCTCTGAAATCTGATCGCGGAGCATTTCGGGCGTGTAGTTGATTCCTCCAATAACCCCCAGTCCCCCTGCGTTCGTTACTGCGGCTGCTAGCTTCGGTCCGGCTGCCACGTTCATGCCGGCCAAGAGCACGGGGTGCCTAATACCCAAGAGCTCGGTGAGAGACGTCTGAATTCTATCTGGGTATAGCATGGTGGGTTAGAACTCGATTGTTCCGAAGGAGATGTTGAAACGCACATTGCGAAGGCATCATTTGTTGAGACAGTAGCATGTAAAGACTTGGACATAAACTCGTGGATATATCTTTGTCTTTTGTAGGAACGAGGAGGTGCTGACCACTAGCAGAGTGTGGCGGAGAAGGCACTTAAATAGTCACTCATCCTGGCGCGTGCTCTGTAAAAATAAACGTCTGTCATCTAGCCCTTGCTCCTCGCTCGCCTATATTACGCTTGCAACTCATGAACCGAGGTATAATGGAACAGAGTTGAGCACACCATCTACGACACAGCCGGGGTGTTTTCGTTCTGGTCAATCGCCCCCTCACAAAGATAGCTAGTCCAAGGAGGTGAAGTGGCCAAGACACAGGGTCGGATGGTTAGGCAGGATCACAAGCAAGCAGACTCCAAACTAATTGTCTGTCAGCGAGAGCTCAAATTTGACAACCTCGCTAGATTGGCAAAAGATCCTCGGCAACTGAGGAGAAACATTCAGGAACACAACTCGATCGATATCTTATGCTCGGCATTAAGTGGGGCGTACCGAGTGAGTCTCTAAGCCCCATGCTTGGTCAAAAGGCTTCACAAGGCCAGTAGGTAGGGGCCTCGGAGCAACTAAGCAGAAATATAATACAGCCGTAACTAAACCCCATGCACTCCCCAATTTTTGCGTCTCCACAGTAGAAATGACGTCGCTAAAATTGGCGCGAGCTCGCAGCCGAGGTCCATAATGAAATCTGCTCAATTCTCCACTTAGGCGAACGGAGAGTTTTGTTTAATATGTGAGTATATTTCCAAAGCAGTTGACAAATTTGTCATTGTTCTATTGCTTCGCTTTTCCTTGCTCCCTTGTCAAGATGGGCCCCATATCCCAAGATACCAACCCTGCCTTTGCGCCCACTCTATCCGATCAAGTCTCGATAGAGGAGGCTGGCCCGGACCAGTTCCAGTCCCGATATTACCCCTCTCGCATGGGCAACGCGGCCGATATCGCTTACGGCGGCTGCGCACTTGGTGTTGGCCTTAGATCTGCCTGCCAGACGGTTCCGCCACAATATGTCCTGTACTCAGCTACCGGAAGCTTTCTGGCACCTGTCTCAACGAGTTTCCACCTGCAGTGTTTTGTCCGCCGGCTTCGTGACACAAGAACGTTTGCGACCAGACAGGTCGAAATCgcgcagaagcagaaggacAATACTACCCGGTTATGCATGATTATTCTCGCAGACTTCCAAAGAGAGGCACAAGAGTCCCTTCTGGCCTACTCTACACCCCCCACGAGAGAATACTCCCTGCCAGATAAATGCGAGTCCCCCTTTGAGGCCGGCGAGAATATGGCCGAAAAGGGTCAGTTACCAAAGGAATCTTTGATGCTGTATAAATCCCTATTCGGCCTCATGAATCGCTTCTTCGAGTTCCGCCAAGCTCCCGAAGGGATTGCGGCCCACAACCTCAGCGGAGTCGCGAAGCACCGGCAATCGAATCAAGACCAACTCCACTTAACTTCGAAGACATCTGCGGATTGG
This region of Fusarium keratoplasticum isolate Fu6.1 chromosome 7, whole genome shotgun sequence genomic DNA includes:
- a CDS encoding 2-nitropropane dioxygenase-like protein, translated to MLYPDRIQTSLTELLGIRHPVLLAGMNVAAGPKLAAAVTNAGGLGVIGGINYTPEMLRDQISELKSSLLDKKAPFGVDLLIPQIGGSARKTNKDYTKGKLNELVDIIIESGAKLFVSAVGVPPKAVVEQLHRAGILYMNMVGHPKHVQKCLDLDVDIICAQGGEGGGHTGDIPTTVLVPAVMNLVRDKQSSFTRQAVQVVAAGGIHDGRLLAATLMMGASAVWVGTRFILTNEAAAPASHKEAVRGAGFDDNIRTTIFTGRPMRVRKTPYVVSWEEDRQTELKELLSQGVVPAEADLDRLMEDESSNEEEILDQVYPKMMGQCAAVISEQKPAADVVQDLVDTAVIALMQNFEIVVKL